From Streptomyces cyaneogriseus subsp. noncyanogenus, the proteins below share one genomic window:
- a CDS encoding SixA phosphatase family protein, with protein sequence MSVAEPRRIVLFRHAKADWPQVTDHERPLAERGRKDAAEAGRRLADTGISFDLALCSTATRTRETWKLAVHEFPQRPRTVYEERIYEASPGELIAVLNETPDAVQNALLIGHNPGMQGLADILAGSAEEDARSRMAGRGFPTAAFAVLSFTGSWKTLEPGVATLLDYWAPAD encoded by the coding sequence ATGAGCGTCGCAGAACCCCGCAGGATTGTCCTCTTCCGGCATGCGAAAGCCGACTGGCCACAGGTGACCGACCACGAGCGACCGCTCGCCGAGCGGGGCCGCAAGGACGCCGCAGAGGCCGGACGCCGGCTCGCCGACACCGGCATCTCCTTCGATCTCGCCCTGTGCTCCACCGCGACCCGGACCCGGGAGACCTGGAAGCTCGCCGTCCATGAATTCCCGCAGCGGCCGAGGACCGTGTACGAGGAGCGGATCTACGAGGCGTCCCCGGGCGAGCTGATCGCCGTGCTCAACGAGACCCCCGACGCCGTGCAGAACGCTCTGCTGATCGGCCACAACCCGGGAATGCAGGGACTCGCCGACATCCTCGCCGGTTCGGCCGAGGAGGACGCCCGCTCCCGGATGGCCGGCCGCGGCTTCCCCACCGCCGCCTTCGCGGTGCTCTCCTTCACCGGCTCCTGGAAGACCCTGGAGCCCGGCGTGGCCACGCTGCTCGACTACTGGGCGCCCGCCGACTGA